In Helianthus annuus cultivar XRQ/B chromosome 3, HanXRQr2.0-SUNRISE, whole genome shotgun sequence, a single window of DNA contains:
- the LOC110928873 gene encoding uncharacterized protein LOC110928873, whose amino-acid sequence MSKKMKRVAFDLNQYDNDRARFKHQTLVQDFIELQQETEAARNNLLALKQKKLTLQAEVRFLRRRHKFLLQNKSMTLQEQVISNTQPTQFRKSKKDEVNFGKQRTLHNLPPVGKKKTARSIPSPEFDMIHGNSLHGVKQQSLQRAIANRRVRVNGPKGSPIHNLRQKDMFGSQEHLGQSQSQTQKPVIDLNQISIEDEELQDHHQPFKSLTHGLLNNVGGSGLGASVRLGKRKISWQDPVAIRA is encoded by the exons ATGAGTAAAAAGATGAAGAGGGTTGCTTTTGATTTGAATCAGTATGATAATGATAGAGCAAGATTCAAACATCAAACCCTTGTTCAAGATTTCATTGAGTTGCAAcag GAAACAGAGGCTGCGAGAAACAATTTGCTGGCCTTGAAGCAAAAGAAACTGACCTTACAAGCAGAAGTTAG ATTCTTGAGGCGAAGACACAAATTTCTATTGCAGAACAAGTCGATGACCCTTCAAGAACAGGTTATTTCGAACACACAACCAACCCAGTTCAGAAAAAGTAAAAAAGACGAGGTTAATTTCGGAAAGCAGAGAACTCTACACAACTTACCACCCGTAGGGAAGAAAAAAACTGCTCGAAGCATACCGTCACCTGAATTCGACATGATTCATGGAAATTCTTTACACGGTGTAAAACAACAATCACTTCAAAGAGCGATTGCTAACCGCAGGGTCCGGGTCAATGGACCAAAGGGGTCTCCAATTCATAATTTGAGGCAGAAAGACATGTTTGGAAGTCAAGAACACTtgggtcaaagtcaaagtcaaacccAAAAGCCTGTAATTGACCTGAACCAGATATCT ATAGAAGATGAAGAATTACAAGATCATCATCAGCCGTTTAAATCTTTGACACATGGTCTATTAAATAATGTCGGTGGTTCGGGTTTGGGTGCGAGTGTTAGGCTTGGGAAGAGGAAGATCTCTTGGCAAGACCCTGTGGCTATAAGGGCATGA
- the LOC110928874 gene encoding UPF0057 membrane protein At2g24040: MSSGCLLLCEIILSILLPPLGVCLRYGCCTVEFFICLVLTILGYLPGIIYALYAIICVNPDRDADRYERLA, translated from the exons ATGTCATCAGGATGTCTTCTCCTCTGCGAGATCATACTCTCGATCTTGCTACCCCCTCTGGGTGTCTGTCTCCGCTACGGTTGCTGCACG GTTGAGTTCTTCATATGTTTGGTGTTGACTATTCTGGGTTATCTTCCTGGGATTATTTATGCTCTCTATGCTATCATTTGCGTCAACCCAGATCGTGACGCTGACCGATATGAGAGGCTTGCTTAA